CACCAGAGGTGGGGACAGGGCTGAGGGGAAAAGTGAGGGAGGCAGGGGTGTGGTGGGGTGAGcgtggggtggggctgggtgcCAAGGATTCTCCTGGCAGGTACCAGGGCTTGGAGCAGCGGCTGGAAGCTGAGCTGCAGGCGGCGGCGACCAGCAAGGAGGAGGCGCTGATGGAGCTCAAGACCAGGGCCCTGCAGCTGGAAGAGGAGCTGTTCCAGGTGATGCCTGATGGCCTGGGAGCTGGGGGCCATGCCACCCCGCTCTCCATCCCATGAGCAGATGCCAGGGTCGCGTGTGCTGCTGGTCTTGCCCCTGGATTCTTGGCTAGCTACTTGTATCACTCCCCAtgtggggcctgttggagggagcactgtgctgggagtcAGGTGGCCGTGTTGACTTACCCGGGGTCTCATTTTCCCCATTCTGCACATGGACAGAACTTCTGCTGTGGATGACTGCTCCGCCTCTCTCACCCGGGGTGCCCCACTGCTTAGGGAGCTCAGCGCTTGGCATCAAGGAAGTCAGTTATGGTTTCTGATGCCTGGGCTGTGTGTGGGCTCCATACggagggtggggtggtggggccTAATCCCAGGCTGCCAtcctcagggagctcacagtcCAGGCAGGATAGAGGCAAGAAAACAGGTGATGATAACTAGGTGCCAGGGGCTGTGAGGAGGCCATACAGGGGCTTGGGAGGGTGCCACCCAGCAAGGTACCCAGCAGGTGCATGTGAGTCAATCAGGGGAGGTTTTGTGGAGGAGGTGGGGTTGAAACACAGGCTTAGAGGAGGCCCCGTGCagcaactcatgcctgtaatcccagcactttgggaggccaaggcgggtggatcacctgaggtcaggagttcgagaccagcgtgaccaatatggtgaaatcccatctctactaaaaatacaaaaaccaggccaggcgtggtggctcaagcctgtaatcccagcactttgggaggccgaggcagatggatcacgaggtcaggagatcgagaccatcctgatgaacactgtgaaaccccatctctactaaacacacacacacaaattagctgggcatgttggcgggtgcctgtagtcccagctacttgggaggccgaggcaggggaattgcttgaacccgggaggcagaggttgtagtgagccgagatcgcatcactgcactccagcccgggcgacagagtgagactccgtctcaaaaaaaccccacaaaaaacaaaaacaaaaaaacccaaaaattagctgggcaaggtggcccacatctgtagtcccagctactcgggaggccgaggcaggggaattgcttgaatccgggaggcagaggttgcagtgagctgagatcacaccactgcactccagcctgggctacagagcgagactctgtctcaaaacaaaaacaaaaacaaaaaccgaaaACCAAAGAGGCTTAGAGGAGTAGTGGGATGGAGAGGTGTTATGAGAAGAAGGCTCTGCTGCAGACAGAGAAGTTGAGAAGGGCAGGGTGGAGATGGTGGAGCTTCAGGAACCAGGAGCAGGGACTTGTGGGATCCAAGGGAAGGCATGAGATTGGGGCAGGGTGGCCCTGGCTAAATGCTGCTGGCAGGACAGGCCCATAAGCGCGGGTCCTTGCGGCATCCCCAAGCCGCTGCCCTGCATGACTTCCAAGGGACTCTCCTTGCAGCTGCGCCAGGGCCCCGCGGGGCTGGGGCCCAAAGAGCATGCGGAGCCTCGGCTGGTGGAGACCCAGAATGTGCGACTTATTGAGGTGGAACGCAGTGTGAGTGTGGGCCACAGTGAGCCCTGGGGAGGTGCCCCATGCAGTGTGAGTGTGGACCCACAGTGGGTCCTGGGCGGGGGGAGTGCCTGGTGCAGTGTGAGCCCTGGGGAGGTGCCCTGTGCAGTGTGAGTGTGGGCCCACAgtgggcctgggggtgggggtgccccGTGCAGTGTGATTGTGGGCCTGTGGTAGGCACTGGGGGTGCCCCCGCCACCTGGCTACCGCTAACCCCCACTTCTGGGCAGAATGCAACACTGGTGGCAGAGAAGGCAGCTTTGCAGGGGCAGCTACAGCACCTGGAGGGGCAGCTGGGGAGCCTGCAGGGCCGTGCCCAGGAGCTGCTGCTGCAGAGCCAGCGGGCGCAGGAGCACAGCAGCCGCCTGCAGGTGGGTGGCCGCCCGGGTTCCCATCCCTGCCCATGTACTGCCCCCTCCTGCCCCTTTTGGATCGTCCTGTGGCCTTTTTCTATCCCAGCTCCCAGCCAGCTGCCCCACCTCTTCTACAGCTTCATTTATCCTTGTCCTCTGACCCCAGCCACCATTGTGCACCATCCTCCCTGCCGCTGTCTCCTCCTACCTGCTGCCAGCCCCCACATCTGCACCTGTGTCCCCCTGCCCTCTCACCGTCCCAGCCCTCCCCTCCACAGGGAGCCATTAGTCCCATTCTGCCCTGTGCCTGTCCCGGACAGCCTGGCCCAGCCAGCCTCTGCCGCCTCTCTCCTGCTCGCCATCAGCCTCTGACTGGGGTTTGTGCTGCTTCCTGTGCCCCcagccctctgcctcctccacagCTCTCTCCTTGTCTTGAGCCCTACCCTCTGCCCTTAGCCCCCGACCCTTCACCCGATTTCCAGCCAGGGGTTCCTCCccagcagcctctgcttccctcctCCATCCCAGGCCGAGAAGTCTGTGCTGGAGATTAAGGGCCAGGAGCTGCATCGGAAGCTGGAGGTGCTGGAGGAGGAGGTGCAGTCGGCGCGGCGGTCCCAGGAGGAGACCCGCGGGCAGCAGCAGGCCCTGCTTCGGGACCACGAGGCCCTGGCACAGCTGCAGCGGCGGCAGGAGGCCGAGCTAGAGGGACTGCTGGTGCGGCACCGAGACCTCAAGGCCAACATGCGGGCACTGGAGTTGGCTCACCGGGAGCTGCAGGGCAGGTGAGCATCACCAAATGCCCAGCTCCTCCCCTGGCACCCCCTATCTGCCAGAGAAGACTCCCCTTGGCAGGTCTGACTCCCATCAGGAAGCACCTCCACCTCCGCTCTGTGATACCCCCGCCACTGTTGTGCTCCCCACACTTCTGGGCTGGGCTCCCCGTGGGGCTCACCTGTTGGGAGTGGTGGGCACCTGGCATGGCTTTCTGCCCAATGGCTTTCCCTGGGGGACCTATGCTTAGGAGGTGACAGACCTCCTCTGGGCTCAGATAGTCCAGCTGGCTGCTTGTGGTGGCCATAGGTTCATGCAGCCCTCTTAGCCCCTTGTCCATCCCAGGCATGAGCAGCTGCAGGCCCAGCGGGCCAGCGTGGAGGCACAGGAGGTGGCCCTACTGGCAGAGCGTGAACGCCTGATGCAGGATGGGCATCGGCAGCGGGGCCTGGAGGAGGAGCTGCGGAGGCTTCAGAGCGAGCACGACAGGTGCCGGCCCTGCCACAGCCCCTAGCAGCTCTCAATGGCCCCATCCCGAAAGTGGGTTGGGGGTGTGGGGtcctgcctggcctcccctcTCCGGCATAACTCCTCTGGCCAGCACTCGGACTGAGGACCCAGGTCCCTTGGAGAACAGCTCTCCTTGCCTCCCAAGGGCTCAGCTGCTGCTGGCAGAGGTGTCTCGGGAGCGGGGTGAACTTCAGGGTGAACGCGGGGAGCTACGGGGCCGGCTGGCGCGGCTGGAGCTGGAGCGGGCACAGCTGGAGATGCAGAGCCAGCAGCTGCGCGAGTCCAACCAGCAGCTGGACCTGAGCGCCTGCCGGCTGACCACACAGTGTGAGGTGTGGATGGGGGGCCGGcgggggtgtgggtgtgtgtgggggagcAGGAAGCCTATACCCAGGTGGTCCTGAGCTGGGTCCCACCCCCTGACCCATGTTGCCCTCCTGCCAGCTATTGACACAGCTGCGGAGTGCCCAGGAAGAGGAGAACCGGCAGCTGCTGACTGAAGTGCAGGCCCTGAGCCGGGAGAACAGGGAGCTCCTGGAGCGCAGCCTGGAGAGCCGGGACCACCTGCACCGCGAACAGCGGGAGTACCTGTGAGTGGGCCGACTGGGAGCGGGGTAGGGCCTCGCCTTTGGGCATTCCTGGGGAGATCCCCCAGTGAGGGCCTAGGGACAGGGTTGGAGCTGACCTTCCAGGTCAGTCCGATCTGTGGCATGGGACCAGTGCGTCCTCGCTGCAGCCTGTGCCTTGCTACTGccttggcttccctgggcctcacACCCACCTCTCCCTTCTCACTCCTGCCAGGGAACAGCTTAATGCCCTGCGCCGAGAGAAGCAGAAGCTCGTGGAGAAGATCATGGACCAATACCGCGTGCTGGAGCCTGGGCCCCTGCCCCGGACCAAGTGAGCAGCCCTGTCACCTCCCTCAGGCTGGACATCCTGCTAacctctgcccctgccctggcctctgaCCCCAGGCCCAGCTCAGGTCCAGGCCCCATGAAGGTCAACCTGGCCTTTGCCATCCCCAGGACACCCtttgctccctccctcctccctgtcctGATCCCGTCTTGTGCCCTCTTGCCCCCAGGAAGGGCAGCTGGCTGGCAGACAAGGTGAAGAGGCTGATGCGGCCCCGGCGGGAGGGGGGCCCCCCTGGGGGGCTGCGCCTGGGGGCCGATGGGGCTGGCAGCACCGAGAGCCTGGGGGGCCCCCCGGAGACggagcttcctgagggcagggaggcAGATGGGACAGGTGGGTCTGGGGGTcaggtggccaggatggtccctgCCCCACATCCTCTGCCCCTACCTTGGCACCTGCCTCACTGCCTGGCCTGCATGCATGACCCCATTGGCCTTCCCTGAGGCCTGCTCAGCCTGCCCTGATGCCACCAGGGGCTCTTTGCCCTGGGCCCTGCAGGGTCACCCTTGGCCCACACCTCTCTCCTGCCTGTGCTATCCCCCACCTAGCCTGCCCCATCTGCAGAGGAGCCCAGGATCTGGGAGGTGCAGAGGACTCTAGGGAGAGGTCATTGATCCTAGActgcagatgaggagactgaggccccgGGAGGGGAAGctccttgcccaaggtcatgcagtgAGTTAGTGTCAAGGCCAGCACAGGGCCAGCGTCCTGCTGCCCCCTCATTTGCCTGGCTCCTACCCCCTCTCTGCACCTCCTCTCCCTGGCCCTGGGCAGCTTCACCCACTGGCCCCTCCACTCCACCTAGGCCCCTGCTCCTCTTACCCCCTCCCTACATGAGCCTCagcccccttcccctcctctgacCCCCTTCCTGCATGAGCCTCAGCCCCCCCTTTCCCTTCTCTGACCTCCTCCCTGCACGAGCCTCAGCCCCCCTCCCATCCTCTGACCCCCTCCCTGCATGAGCCTCAGTCCCCCATCCCCTCCTCTGACCCGCTTCCTGCATGAGCCTCagcccccctcccctcctctgacCCCCTCCCTGCATGAGTCTCagcccccctcccctcctctgacCCCCTCCCTGCCTGTGCCTCTTGCAGGGTTCCCTTCCCCGGCACCCATGCGCCGGGCCCAGAGCTCCCTCTGCCTGCGGGATGAGACCTTGGCAGGCGGGCAGCGGCGGAAACTCAGCTCAAGGTTCCCGGTGGGCCGAAGCTCTGAGTCATTCAGCCCTGGGGACACCCCTAGGCAACGATTCCGACAGCGCCGTCCAGGGCCCCTGGGGGCACCCATCTCCCACAGCAAAGGTGAGGGACAAGGGTCACTGTCCCAGCCAGCCCCCCAACTCTTTGTGGACCCACCAGCTCCTTGGGGGAGGAGGCTTCCTTCTTGTCCCCTGTGTCTCCTGCAAGCTCTGTCCGCTTCCGCCCTGGCCCTGGGCCCAGTGGTTGCCTTGTGCCTCCCAGGACCTGGTGTGGGATGGGAGAACTCCGTTGAGACCCTCCAGGAGCACGAAACAGATGCCAACCGAGAGGGTGAGTGGGGGCCTGAGGAAGGAGCAGCGTTCTTTGTCCTGCCTGGGACCCCTGGCAGAACCTCATTCATCCATTCTGTCATTTGACCATGATCCTTTACCAAGTGCCAGGTGACGTGCTGGCAGGGGACACAGCAGGGAACATTCCGGTGTGAGGAGGCAGATAGTAGTAAACAATTTGCCTAAAAGTAATTATTATCTACAACAGCCCTGTTCACTAGAAATACGGTGTGAACCACctgataattttaacttttccagTAGGCTCaccagaaaaagtgaaaagagacaggtaaaatggattttaataacatttaactCAATATGCCTACACTATTACCATTTCAGCATGTAGCCAGTGTAAAAATCATGAATGAGCTATTAgacatgacttttatttttttttgagatggagtttcactctttggctcactgcaacctctgcctcccaggttcaaacgattctcctgcttcagcctcttgagtagctgggattacaggcatgggccaccacgccaggctaattttgtattattattattttagtagagatggggttccactatgttggtcaggctggtctcgaactcttgacctcagatgatctgcccacttcggcctcccaaagtgctgggattataggtgtgagccactgcgcccggccagatgtgatttttttcatagtaagtctttggcagtttgggaggccaaggcaggcagatcacttgaggccagaagttagaaaccagcctagccaacatggtggaactctgtctctgctaaaaatacaaaaattagtcaggtatgggatgcctgtaatcccacctactcaggggactgaggcaggagaatcacttgaacctgggaggcggagggtgcagtgagccaagatcatgccattgcactccagccttggtgacagagtgagactgcctcaaaaacaaaaaacaaaaaacatagtaGATCTTTGAAGCACGTCACAGGCCAGCCCCATCTCACCTGCTCAGCTCACCCAGGGCAGCTCAGCCCTACACTCCATGGACCATCAGGAGGCGCTAATGCTCTGGGAAGAAAGGAGAGCAGGGGAGGGGTCAGGAGCTCAGGACCTCTGGGCAGGCTGGTTGGAGTTTTAGTAACTTGGGTGCTGGGGTGGGCCTCAGGGAGGAGGTAAAGTTGAAGCAAAGACTTGAGGGGAGAGTTTATCGTGTGGACACACCTGAGAACAccattctgggcagagggaaccGCTGAGGGAAGAGCAGGCATGGTGCAGCTGGAAGCGGTGGGTATTGGCAGGTCGGGGGTGGGCAGAAGGTGCTCGAGCCTGTAGGCCTCCTGGGACTCTGGAAGTCGTCCTGAGGGAGGCGGGTCTGAGCTGAGCCTTTCCCTCTAGGCCCCGAGGTACAGGAACCGGAGAAACGTCCCCTCACCCCGTCCCTCAGCCAGTGACACCATGGGGACAGCAGGATCGGGAGTGCAGCCCTCTTGCCGCTGGAGTGTCAGCGGGGGCCCCAGGCAGCCCAAGAGCTCAGGGAGCCAGGGCCCCCAAGGGGAGTCCTTGGACAAGGAGGTCTGGGCCTGGAGATCCTCCATGGTCGGTGCCGGGGCCCGGAGGTGGAGCTGGGACAAGTGTGTGGACAGGGGGGACAGCTGGTCCCCACGAGTGGCTCTAGGCCGGGATTCTGGCTTTTCCAGGTGGCTCCCGCTGAGGCAGCGGTCTCTGGGGGATCCCCCAGCTGAAGGAGGCTGGCAGGAGTAGGCAAGAGAGCCCCCTGCCCAGTCCAGGCAGGGAGCTGAGTCCCAGTGCCGGGGGACTGTGGCCTGGGCTGATCTTGAGCCTCAGCTGGACATGAGGGGCATGAGAATAAAGCTGAACTGCAGCcttctgagtcttgctctgtctgttggctgcattGGGTACCTCGGGGCACCAGGAACACATGCCGCCCCAGTCCTCCTGGTTGGCGGGGGTCTGTGGGCAGAAGGCCCCTGCCTGGACAGGGCGACACAGGCCTTTCTCCAGGGGCTTGGCCAGTCTGGCTGGCCAAAGCCCGAATGTCCTGGTGAGGTGGAGAGGGGATGACATCCTGGGTAGCCAGCAGGGATTGGAGTCTAAGATCTGGGCTAAGGGGTGGGGGGCAGTTCACAGCCTGGCGGGGCATTACTTAATGCCAGGGGCTGCCAGGAGGGGTGGGAGGGACACTGGCTCTCTGACCAGGGCCTCTAGCATGATGCCTGAGAAGGGGGGCAATTAGGTTGAGGTGCAGGATGTGAGTCAGGGTACCTGGGGCCGCCCAGGGGAGGGTGGGGCTGCCCAGGGCTGAGATGAGGCAGCCTGAACTTGGGGGATGCAGAGCTGGGAGGGGCAGCCCGACCAGCTTCCCAGGTGTGACCTGCAGCAGCCTGAGTCCCTCCTCCTCTCAGCCAGGGCTTCACAGGACACGGCGTGGGGTGGACATCCTGGCCTCTCCAGCTGGCAGAGGAGCAGCGAGCCCCTCCCCACCGGTCTCAGGGCCTGGGGCCTCATGGCTGTCCCACTTTGCTAGGTGGCCCCATTGGTGGTCAGGAAGGGGAaggcaagaagaagaagagggagcaGAGGCTCAGGAGGACCAGTCAGCAGGGGCCCTGGGCCTCATGGGGAGAGGGGGCAACCCCGTGTGGCACTGACATCTCTTCTTGAGGCCTACTCAGGGCTCTAAGCTGGGTACTGCATCAGGTTAGGAGACAACAGGGGCAGCACACATGAGGTGCGCATGGCACCTGGTGGGCTCTGCATGGTGGCTGGGGGCTGATGTGATTCTGCAGGCCCCCTCTACAGAGAGCTGGTCAGAAAACTGGCCACTCCTCCTTGCCATGGGGTCCCAGGCTTGGCTCCAGCCCCCTCTTGGTGATGAGGCTCCTCTTTGCAAAGGCCAGTCCGCTGGGGAGTGGGACCCTGGTGGCCACCCCCAGGAAGGTGGAGTAGGGCAGGCCCCACTGCCTGAGAGCTGAGTGACTTCCAGGATCCAGACCCCTTCTCAGCCTGCCCAGCACCAGGCACCTCGCCCCCCATCTTGGGGCACAGACTCCTGGTGTCCTCCAGCCACTGGCTGCAGCCGGCATTCCCAGGCAGACCCCTGTCTTGGGGGCAAATGCCCCAAAGGCTCCAGGTTACCCACGGGCTCAGGGATGGCTCCCACGGGGTGTTTCCAGTTCCCCGGAGAGTCGAGTAAGGTCCCGGAGCGCACGGCCCTGAGGCTTGGCCGGGGGGGCTCGGGAGACAGGGCGTCCCCAGCCGGCCGCCCACCGGCAGCCCGGCGCTGTCACGTTCCAGCCGCCTGACTCAGGCCGCGTAGGGCGGGGAGCCGGGAGGCGGTGCCGGCGCCCGCCTCGGCCCCGGAGGCGGCACCAGGAAGCGCCCGCCCCGGCCGGAGCCGCCATGTAACCGGCGCCGCCCGGAGCCCGAGCCGCGCGGGCCCCAGCGACCCGCCCGCCATGGGGGACGAAGACGAGGATGAGAGCTGCGCCGTGGAGCTGCGGATCACTGAAGGTGGGTGTGGGGCCTGACTGCGGCTGCCCCGGGCGGGCCGGGACGGGTCATGAACCGGCTGGGTTCATTCACCCCCTGTGCCCACAGCCAACCTGACCGGGCACGAGGAGAAGGTGAGCGTGGAGAACTTCGAGCTGCTCAAGGTGCTGGGCACGGGAGGTGAGGACCCCCATCCACCGGGCAGGCGTCCCAGGCGCGGTGCCCCTGACCTCCTGCCTGCTCACTCCTGGGCCTGGGCCAGGCCACTGAGCAGGCCCCCCACCCTTTCCCGGCACAGCCTGCCTTGCCTGCCCCGCCCTGCCTTGCCAGGGTTTGCATGCCCACTTCCAGGGCACTCCACGTTGACATCACTCCTCCCTCCACGGTCCTGTGCGTGCATGCCCCCCTGGATTTGCCAACACCTTGGGGAGGGGGACTTGCACCCCTCTCAAGTTATTTGCATAGCTCCTCCCTTTCTTTCAATATGGGATCCCCTCCCACATTTTGCAAACGCCCCAGCGCTGGTTTGCCCATCTCTTCCCCAGCCAGGTgcacacctctgcctcccttccttgCACTGGCATCTTTTCACATCCATCTGATCTCTCGCAGATTTGCACATGCCC
The genomic region above belongs to Papio anubis isolate 15944 chromosome 12, Panubis1.0, whole genome shotgun sequence and contains:
- the CCDC88B gene encoding coiled-coil domain-containing protein 88B isoform X3, which gives rise to MEGGKGPRLRDFLSGSLATWALGLAGLVGEAEESEGEEEEEEEERPLWLEKRFLRLSDGALLLRVLGIIAPTSRGGPRMLRGLDGPAAWRVWNLNHLWSRLRDFYQEELQLLILSPPPDLQTLGFDPLSEEAVEQLEGVLRLLLGASVQCEHRELFIRHIQGLSLEVQSELAAAIQEVTQPGTGVVLALSGPEPGELTLAELEMLSRSLMGTLSRLARERDLGAQRLAELLLEREPLCLRPEAPSRAPAEGPSHHLALQLANAKAQLRRLRQELEEKAELLLDSQAEVQGLEVEIRRLRQEAQALSGQAKRAELYREEVEALRERAGRLPRLQEELRRCSERLQAAEACKSQLEEERVLSGVLEASKALLEEQLEAARERCARLHETQRENLLLRTRLGEAHAELDSLRHQVDQLAEENVELELELQRSLEPPPGSPGEAPLPGAAPSLQDEVREAEAGRLRTLERENQELRGLLQVLQGQPGGQELEKAVVRGKELGARLEHLQRELEQAALERQEFLREQESQHQRYQGLEQRLEAELQAAATSKEEALMELKTRALQLEEELFQLRQGPAGLGPKEHAEPRLVETQNVRLIEVERSNATLVAEKAALQGQLQHLEGQLGSLQGRAQELLLQSQRAQEHSSRLQAEKSVLEIKGQELHRKLEVLEEEVQSARRSQEETRGQQQALLRDHEALAQLQRRQEAELEGLLVRHRDLKANMRALELAHRELQGRHEQLQAQRASVEAQEVALLAERERLMQDGHRQRGLEEELRRLQSEHDRAQLLLAEVSRERGELQGERGELRGRLARLELERAQLEMQSQQLRESNQQLDLSACRLTTQCELLTQLRSAQEEENRQLLTEVQALSRENRELLERSLESRDHLHREQREYLEQLNALRREKQKLVEKIMDQYRVLEPGPLPRTKKGSWLADKVKRLMRPRRRSFLRAGRQMGQGSLPRHPCAGPRAPSACGMRPWQAGSGGNSAQGSRWAEALSHSALGTPLGNDSDSAVQGPWGHPSPTAKDLVWDGRTPLRPSRSTKQMPTERAPRYRNRRNVPSPRPSASDTMGTAGSGVQPSCRWSVSGGPRQPKSSGSQGPQGESLDKEVWAWRSSMVGAGARRWSWDKCVDRGDSWSPRVALGRDSGFSRWLPLRQRSLGDPPAEGGWQE